The nucleotide sequence ACCGCCGTGATCGTCTCTATCGAGATCCGCAGGTCGCGCTGCGCGGTGTCCAGCTCGTAGAACGCGGCGGCCGCCGCGTCCTTCGCGGCCTGTGCCTCGGCCCGCTGCCCCTCCGCCCGCCCCCCGAACCACCGCCGGGTCCCGCCTCCGGCGAAGGCGGCGGGCAGCACCAGCACGGCGAGCAGAGGCAGGGCGAGCAGGACGACCGCGTCCCGACCGGCGGAACGACGAAGGGGCCGCCGGGCTCTGCGGGGCCGGGGAGCGGGGTTCCGGAGCCGAGGTGCGGGGCTGTCGGGCGGCTGCGGCGCGCGGCTGTCGGGCGGATGTGGCGCCGGGCTGCCCGACGGCCGCGTGGCAGGACCGCCCGCCGGCCGTGGTGCCGAGGTGTCCGATGACCACGGCCCGAGGCCGCCAGAGGGCCGGGAACCAGGGGCTCCGAGGCTGCCCGGCGCTGGTGGTGCGGGGTTCTCCGTCGGCCGCGGCACGAGACCGCCCGAGGGCAGCGACCCGGGAGGCCCGAGGCTGTCCGGCGGTCGTGGCGTGGGCTCGTCGGCTGGTCGTGGTGCACGGCTGTGGGGTTGTCGTGCGCTCGGCACCATCGGTGTGTACGGCTCTGCAGGTGTCGCCGTCACTTCCCTCTCCCGTGCTGTCATCCACCCTGACCGGTGCCATTCTCCCACCGGTCAAGGACGAAAACACGGGGCGATCGGTTCGAGCTTCCCGGACGGTTCTCAGTCCAGGTTCCGTACCTTCACCGAGCCGTCCTCGGTGTGGGCGGTCACCACATGGGAGCTGTCCTCGTCACGGGGCACCGACACCTCCACGGAACCGTCCTCGCTGCCGGTCTCCACCCGGTACGACGTGTCACGCGGCAGCCCGATGCTGATCGAGCCGTCGTCGCTGCGGGACTCCACCAGGTCCGGTACGACGCCGAGTTCGAGCTTGACCGAACCGTCCTTCGTGCTCACCCTGACGCTCCGCGACTCGACCCCGAGCGCCCGCACCGAACCGTCGTCGGTGTGCAGCTCCAGCGGCCCGGTGGAGTCACTGACCCGCACCCCACCATCGGCCGAACGGACCTCCAGCGGCTCCGCGAAGCCCTTCGCGGTCACACTCCCGTCGTCGCTCCGCACGGCGACGGCTACCCCGCGCGGCACCTCGATGCGGTGCTTGGCCGCGCAGTCGGCGACCATGCCCGAGCACTCCAGCCGCAGCTTCAGCCGGTCGTCCTTCATCTCCCACGTCACCCGGGGAGTCCCGCCGACCATGACCCGCCCCTCGAACCACCGGGTCACCTCGACCTCGTCCACGTCCGCCGAGACCAGTTCGAGTGCGGAGTCGTCCGAGTCGACCGTGAGCGTCCGGCCCTCCAGGGCGAAGCTCCGGTGCTCGGGGTCCCGGTCCTCCCCGGCGTCCGCCCCGCACGCGGCGACGGACGCCATGAGCGCGACGGCGAGGCCGGCGACGGCCACCGCTCCCATGCGTGACCTGCGAGCCGTACGAGCCGTGCGTGCCATGGCGATCTCCCCTGTCGTCCGTTGTGCTCCGACCGTACGGAGCCGGCGTCTTGAGGGGGATCCGGGCCGCTCCCGGAACAGGGGTGGGGATAACCCCCGACTATCGGTTTGCCGGGCACTCCCTCGCGCGATGTAGGCTGTCGACTCGTACTCGGGCGTGTAGCTCAGGGGTAGAGCGCCTGCCTTACAAGCAGGATGTCGGCGGTTCGAAACCGTCCATGCCCACCGAGACGAAGACCCCGGCCGATCACGGCCGGGGTTTTCGCGTCAGGAGTCCCGGGTGTGTTTCAGGCGGGTGCGGGCCTCGACCTTCTCCTCGGTGGCGAGCTCCGCCCAGAAGCGGTGGCAGCTCACGAACACCGCCAGTTCCCGCTCGCGCTCCCGGAGCTTCTCCACCTCTGCCTGCTCGTCGGGGGTCCAGCCCGGGGAGGCGGGGCGCTCGACCTTCCGCCAGCCGTAGTCGTCGCTGAAGGCGTCCAGGGGTTCGACCGACCAGGGCAGTCGCTTCAGCAGCTCCAGGAGCTCGGCCCGGACCTGATGCAGCTCCTCCTGACCGGCGAGGAGGTCACTGGGAAAGTCATAGGTCTTGGCCACCCGGCAATGGTACGCCTGTTCGAATTTGGGATGCGAGTTCCTTCTGTCACTTCGGGCGCCGCTTCATTCGAATGGGCGGATGAGGGGAAGGGGGACCTTGAGGGAGTGGCTCTTACCCAAGCTGCACCTTGGGTATCGTCGCTCCATGACCCTCGACGATCTCCGTGTCTTCGTCGCCGTCTGCCGGGCCGGGAGCCTCAGCGCGGTGGCCCGTGAGCTGGGCTGCACCCAGTCGGCGGTGAGCCAGCACGTGCGGCGGCTGGAGCGGGAGGTCGGCGTCGGGCTGGTGGAGCGGCAGGCCCGCGGGGTCGTGCCCACCCGGGCCGGGCGGGTGCTCCAGGAAGCGGCGGCCGACGGCATCACCGGGCTGGACCTCGCACTGCGCCGCCTGGCCGATCTGGTGCGCGGCGACGGCGGTGTCGTACGGATCGCGACCGGCGGCACGACCGTGCGGCACTTCATGGCGCAGGGCATCGTCGACTTCCGGCGCTCCTACCCGGACGTGGGCCTGGAGTTCCAGACCGTGCGGTCGAGCGCCCGATGCCGTGACGCGCTGGCCGACCCGTTCCGGGACCTCGACCTGTCGTGGGTGACCCTCGGGCCCGCCGTACGCGGCATCGAGCAGCGGGCCGTGGCGGAACTGCCCTGGGTGCTCGCCGTGCGCGCCGATGACCAACTCGCCGGACGGGAGCGGGTGGAGGGCGGCGAACTGGACGGGATGCGGCTCATCGGACTGCCGGAGAACTCCACCTCGTACGCCCATCTCGCCGCCGCCTACCGCGAGTTGGGCATCACCGTCAGTCCCTCCGGCGCCGGTGTCGCCGACTGGGACACCGCGATCCTTCTCGCCGAGCTCGGCGTCGGTCACGCCGTTGTTCCCGCGCTCCCGGGCTGGACCGGCCCCGGCCACCCCGGGCTGCGTTTCCTTCCGGTCCCCGATCTGCCCCCGCTCACCGTCGGATGGGCCGTACGGCGCTGGGAGGCGCTGTCACCACCGGCCCGCGCCTTCGCCGACACGGTGGCCCGGCACGCGGTGCGGGCGGGGGGCGGGGTGCGGGCGGTCTAGGAGCCCGGGCCCCGGACCTCGACCGGGGCCGGGTACTCGTTCAGCGGCCCGCTGCCCGCAGTTCCGCCACCACCTCGGTCGCCACGGGGGCCGGGACGCCGTGCCGCTCGGCCGCGCGGAGCAACGCGCCGCCGATCGCGTCCAGTTCGAGGGGGCGGCCGGCCTCCGCGTCGCGTTGCATGGAGGACCTGGTGGTGGGCGGGAAGGCGTCGTAGCGGCGAAGGGCCTCGGCCGGGTCCACGGGGGCGCCGACGGCCGCGCTGACGGCCGCCGTCTCCTCGACCAGGGCGGTCAGTTGCCCACGGTGCCGCGTGCGGATCTCGCCGAGGGGCAGGCCGTGGAGGGTTGTCAGCAGGGCGAACGGGGCCAGGAACGACATCTTCGCCCACAGCACCGCCGTCTCGTCCGGCAGGACCCGGGTGCCCACGCCGGACCATTCCAGGGCCCCGGCGAGGGAGTTGAGGCGGCCCCGAGCGACCGTGTCGCCGGTCAGGTCGACCTCGGCGAAGGGGCTGGCGTGTTCGATGACACCCGGGGCCACCCGGGTCGACTCGACGCGGATGGTGGCGGGGGCGACGGGGACGGCGCCGCCGTAATGGGCGCGGAGAATCGCCGGGTGCTCGACGCCGTTCAGGAACGGTACGACCAGGGTGTCGGGGCCCAGGGCCGACGCCGGGAGCCGGTCCAGGGCGGTCGTCAGGGTGGTGTGCTTCACCGCGATCATGGCCGCGTCGACCGGTTCGCGGAGTTCCGACGCGGTCTCCACGCGGGCGGTGAACTCGCCGAAGCGGGCGCTTCTGACCGAGATGCCGTCCTTCTCCAGAGCCTGTGCGGTCGCCTCCCCGGCCAGGCAGATCACCCGGTTTCCGGCGCGGGCCAGCAGCGCCGCGAGCAGGCCGCCCACGCCGCCGGGGCCCAGTACCGCCACCGTGAGCCGTTCGTTCGTCATGGTCCCCTCGTTCCTGCCGGGCGGGTCGAGCCGGGCTCGGTGATGATCACGCGACGTGGAGAGTGAAGTCAATCCTCGGGGAAACTTGCTGATACCCAAGGGAGCGCTTGGGAGGGGTGGTGACCTGCGGTTGTCGCCCTGGGGTTGTGCGGGTGTACGCGCGAGACTGGGTGCATGTGCCGCAGCATCAAGACCCTTCGACCGCCCGTCCTGCCCGAGGAGGCCACCGAGGACGACATCCGTGCCGCCGCCCTTCAGTACGTCCGCAAGGTCTCCGGGTTCCGTGCGCCCGCCGCCCACAATCGTGAGGTCTTCGACCACGCGGTGGAGGTGATCGCGGCGGCCACGGCGGAGTTGTTGGACGGCTTGGAGGTGAGGGGCGCCCCTCGGCGGGCCGGGTAGCTTCCTCGCCCCCGCCGCCCCTACCCGTCCCGTCCCGTCCCGTCCCAGGGGCGCTGCCCCTTCGACCCCGTGGGGTGGGTTCTTCGGGTGCGGGTGGGTGGGGGCTGGTCGCGCGGTTCCCCGCGCCCCTGAAAGCAGGGCTGCGCCCCGTGCTTTTCGGCCCGCAGGGCCGGTCTTTGTCTTTCAGGGGGGCGCGGGGGAACCGCGTCAGTCAGCGGTGCGACGGGCGCGCATGAAGTACGCCGCCGCCGCGCCCGCTCCGAAGAGGGCCGCGAAGGACACCGCCGTCGCGAGCCAGGTTGGGCCGAGCCACTGGGCGCCGAGATAGCCGAGGGCGACGCTGTAGGCGGCCCAGGCGAGGCCGGCGACGGCGGACCACGGGAGGAAGTCGCGGGCGCGATGGCGGGCGGCGCCGGCCCCGAGAGAGACGACGGAACGGCCCGCGGGGGCGAAGCGGGCGACGACCACCAGCAGGCCGCCACCCCGGGCGAGCGCGGCGCCGAGACGTTCCTGCGCGGTCGTCAGGCGTCGGGAGCGGGCGATGGCACGGTCGAGCCGGGCACTGCCCCGCCAGGCAAGGCGGTAGGCCACCAGGTCGCCGAGCACGGACGCGGTCGCCGCCGAGAGCATCAGCACCAGGATGTCGGGGACCTCGCGGGCCATCGCCCCCGCCGCCGTCTCGGCCGCGGCCGCCGTGGCCACCGCGACGACCAGGACACCGCTCGGGAGGACCGGCAGGAACACGTCCAGCACGATGGACGCGCCCACGACCGCGTAGATCCATGGGCCGGCGGCCAGCCAACCCAGACTCTCAAGCACCGCGCACTCTCCTGTTTTCCCCCGTCGTCACGGCGACCCGTGACAGCCGAACAGCGTACGCCCCGGGTGTGACAGAAGGCTCACAGGGGCTCATGTGTCGGTCACGCCGTGTTCATTCGGGGAGTGCGGCGGCAGTGTTGCGGCGGTGCGCCGATAGTTCGGCGACCGGTTCGGCGATCGGTTCGGCGACCGGTTTCGGGGGCGGGTGAGGCCGCCGGGGGTGAGTGACACCCCCGGCGGCCCCGTTCGTGCCGGTAGTGACCGGGGTGGGTCAGGCCGTCACGGGGGCCTTGCTCGTGGCGGTCTTGCCCGGGGACGAGGCATGGCGCTTGGCGAGGAGTTGGTCGAGGCCGAGGGCGCCCGAGCCGGTGAAGATCAGGAGGAACATGGCCCAGCAGTAGAAGGCCGCGGCCTCCCCGCCGTTCTCGACCGGCCACAGGGCCTGTGGCTGGTGGACCTTGAAGTACGCGTACGCCATGGCGCCCGAGGCGATGAACGCCGCACCGCGGGTGCCGAGGCCGAGGAGGACCAGGGCGCCGCCGACAAGTTGGATGACGGCCGCGTACCAGCCGGGCCAGGTGCCTGCGGAGGCGGTGGCGCCCTGTCCGTCCACGCCGCCCAGGACGCCGAAGAGGGTCTTGGCGCCGTGGCAGGTGAAGAGCAGGCCGATGACGATGCGGAACAGTCCGAGGGCATATGGCTGGGCGCTGTTGAGGCGTCCGGTCATGGTGGGGGACTCCTTCGGTAGTGACCCGGTCCTTGTGGGGACCGATGGGGATGGTTATTACCGTTGAGTCACCCACGGTAGGCAGGCCCCATCGATGCTTTCAAGTTCAACATCTGGCCAGCTCTTCACCGGTACTTGGGGAGCTTCCGCTGGTGTCGTCGCACGTAGAACGGCTCGCGCCACAGCATCCGCATCCGAAAGTGTGACCGAATCCACCCCTGGCCGGGCACCCGCCGCGGTCACCCAGTGCACGCCCTCCGTGGGCACACCGAACGCGAACCGCCTTGTGTGCGCGACACCTTGACGGTCAATCAGAAAATAGGGGCGAGGCGTCACGTCCAGTCCGCCCGTCTCGTAGCCGTCCACCCGGTGCGGGCGGCACCCTCCGGTCCTCAGCAGTCCGGCGAGCAGATCGTCGGCGGTCCTGCGCAGGTCCGGCTCGGGGAGGCGGGCCTCGACGACCGTCGTCACCCGGACCGCCGACCCCGGCACGTCGGGCGAGCGGGCCAGCCAGGCCTCGCCCTCCGGCCGCACCTCAAGTCGCGGGCCGAGCACGGTCAGTACGCCCGCCTCGATCAGCGCGGACATCTCCTCGATCCGGCGGCGCGGCGGGCCGATCGACAGGAACGCGTTCAACGGCGTGTACCAGCGGTCCAGATGCTCCCGGCGCGAGCCGCCCGCCAGCCCGCCGTGGTCCACGATCAGCCGCAACTCGTTCCGCAGGTCCCGCAGCACGTCCAGCGCGGCCTTCACCGGCCCCACGACGTTCCCGAGCGCCGCCTGCGCCGCGTCCTCCCGCAGATACCCCAGCAGCCACCCGCGCCACTCCTCCGCGTCCGCGAACTCCCGCCCCGCGTACGGCCACGAGACCCGGCCCCACGACCACCGGTCCGCCTCCGCGACCCCGAACTCGTCGAGGACGGCGACCTCTTGGAGGGAACGGTGGGGGGCGGCGAGAAAGCGGTCCCGGAAGGGGGTGGAGGGGCGGAAAGGGGTGGGGAAGAGGTCGTGGGAGGCGTTGCCGAAGGGTGCGTTGTCGAGGGGGGCGCCGCCGAAGAGGTCGCACGACGGGACCCGAAACGGGCCGTACGGTGAACCGCCACGCGCGGTGCCCGGCGAGCCGCCGGGTGAAGCGCTTGGGTAGCCGCCGCGCGAAACGGGCCGGGAGCCGCCGCGAGAGCCGCATCGGGCGTCGTGACACGTCGTCGTAGCCGTCGCCTTGATCGTCGTGGAAGCCGTCATGGAAGCCGTCGTCGGTGCCCTCAACACTCCCTCGTAGTAGACCGTTTCGACCTCCTTCGCCACCAACGGCCATATCTCCGTCAGGAAGTCGGGCGCCTCGCCGGAGTCCGCGCGTTTGCGGAAGGCCGCGATGACCTCGGAGGTCAGGACGACAGGGCTGTGGCGGCCGTAGGGGCCCTTGGCGTTGTCGCCGCGTGCCTGGTACGGGACACCGCGCCGGGAACCGGCGTACAGACGTGGCTCGTGGCCGGAGGGGACGTACCGCAGGCCTCCCTGCGCGCCCTCCGTGTGGCTGTCCTTCTCGTCGCCGTCGCGGACGAAGCGGCCGCCCCGGCCGGTGGTCAGCAAGGCCATGTGGTCGAAGAAGTTGAGGCCGAGGCCGCGCAGGAGGACGGGTTCGCCCGGGGCTACGGGGGAGAGGTCGAGGTCGGCCGGGTTGGCGGGCGGGAAGTGGCGCAGGCCGTGCCGGGTGGCGTACGCGGCCAGACCCCGTTCGGCCCGGTCCGGGACGGTGGGCAGGTGCCCCTGGGTGAGGACCACGGCGGCGAGGCCGGTGAGCACACGGCCGGTGGCGAGTGTGAGCCGCTGGCCGCCGTCGGGCGCGTCATCGGGTGCGTCGTCGAGGCGGACCGCGCGGGTGCGGTGCACCTCGACCCGGATCCCGGGCGGCGCGCCGCGCACCACCTCGGCGAAGACCCACTCCAGATAGCGGCCGTACTGGGCCCGGGTCGGATAGTCGTCAGGCCCCAACCCGCCCGCCCCGCCCAACTCGCCCGCCCCGCCCGACCTGCCCACTTCGCCCGCCCCGCCCCACTCGCCCGGCCGGTCCGATCCGTCCGTCTCCCCCTTCCCGCCGGTCGCCCACTCGTACAGGCTCGGTCCCGGGCGTATCGGGCCCGAGCAGTCCACGCTGTCGTCGGTGAAGAGGGTGACCTGGGAGGCCACCGTGTTCATCAGCAGGTGGGGGGACTGGGTGGTGCGCCAGACCTGGCCGGGGCCCGGCGGCGCGGGGTCGACGACGTGGACCGTCAGGCGGGTGCCGGGGCGGAGCAGTTCGGGGGCGGAGGCGCAGAGGCGTTCCAGGACGCTGGTGCCGCGCGGGCCGGCGCCGACGAGTGCGATGCCGATGTCACTGATCCCTGGAAAATCAGACAAAGGGGTAACTCCCGTGCGTGTGGGGCGCATCGTGAGGCGCGGGTGCGGCGGACCGCCCGCCGAGAAGCGGACGGTCCGCCTCATCATGCCGCCGTCCGTCACGGGAACAGAGCTCTGAAACCCCGCAGGTGCGCCAGGTGTGAAATGCCTCACGAGCATCTCGGACAACAGGGGTCACAGGGGTCACGGAGGGGCGCAGGGTCACCGGGGCGACGGGGGCAACAACCATGCGCAATGGGTGGATTAAGTGGATCAAGGGGTGAGTGCCGAATCCATTCCTGTTTCCAGCTCTCCCTTGCCGCCCTTCCGGGCCCGGGCGCGGTCCAGCCGCAGCCGTGCCGAACGGCCGTGCAGCGTCAGCGTCATGAGGTGGTTGCCGAACCAGGGGCCGTCCGTCCGGCGCCAGTCGATCGACGGCCGCGCACCCCGCCCGTGCCGCCCGAACCACCGGCCGAGCGCTCGCCCCGTCCCGCTCCAGCCGAAGCGGAAACCGAGCTTTATCGAGAGCGGGATGGAGTTGTGCACGGGGGAGCAGGTGAGCTGGAGTACGCGGGCGTCGGGGGCTCCCGGGTGGCCCGCACCGCCATCGGGGGCGACCTTCGGCCACGACGGTTCGGCGACGTACGCGTGGTGCACGTCCCCGGAGAGCACCAGTACGGTCGCCGGGGCGTCGGCGCCCGAGCCCGCCTCGGCGATCAGCCGGGTCAGGTCCTCGAAGGAGGCGGGGAAGGCCGCCCAGTGCTCCAGATCGGCGCCCTGACGCAGCTTCTCCCCGAACCGCGCCCAGCGTTCCCCGCGCTCGCCCCGGCACAGGGCGGCGCTCCACGACTCGGCGTCGTGCACGAGGTGGGGCAGGAGCCAGGGCAGGGAGGTGCCGATGAGGAGATGGTCGTACGAGCCGCGCGCGTCCAGTGCCTGGGTGCGCAGCCACTCCGCCTCGCCCGGGTCCAGCATCGAGCGGTTCCGCTCGTCGAGGACGCGCGCGCCCCGGCTGTCGAGCATCAGCACGCGTACGCGCCCGAAGTCCCGGCGGTAGCTCCAGCGGACCGACGCCGGGTCCTGGTCGGCCGCGGCGGCGTGGGCGCGCAGCGCGTCCGTACCGTCCGGGACGGCGCGTACGGCGGCGTGGACCGGGTCGGCGGCCAGCTCGGCGGGGGAGAGGTTGCCGAGGTGCTGGTACACCCAGTAGGACATCAGGCCGCTCAGGATGCGCTCGCGCCACCAGGGGGTGGCCCGCATGCCGGTGAGCCAGGCCTCGCTGGTGTTCCAGTCGTCGATGACGTCGTGGTCGTCGAAGATCATGCAGCTGGGGACCGTGGAGAGCAGCCAGCGGATCTCGGGGTCGAGCCAGGACTCGTAGTAGAGGTGGGTGTACTCCTCGTAGTCCGCCACCTGCTCCCCCGGCGGGTCCGCCAGGTCCCGGCGGGCGGCGAGCCAGCGGCGGGTGGCCTTGGAGGTCTCGTCCGCGTACACCTGGTCGCCCAGGAGGAGGAGTACGTCGGGGCGCTCGGCCCCCGGCTCGGCGGCCAGCCGGGCCGCCAGGGTGTCCAGGGCGTCGGGGCCCACCGGATCCGGCTCGCCGGCGGGCGGCGCGGCCCAGCGGCAGGAGCCGAACGCGACCCGGACGGTGTCGCCCTCGGCGGGGGTGCGGATCTCGGAGGGCGGGTGGGAGGAGTCGGGCAGGGGCCACACCTGCGTGCCGTCGAGCAGGACCTCGTACGCCGAGGCCGTGCCCGGTGCGAGGCCCGTCACCGGGACCAGCGCGTAGTGGTGGCCGGCGACCTGGAAGGTGCGGGCCTCCCCGCGCCCGCCGCCGGCGCACCGCACCTCGGCTACGCACGGACGGCTCGCCTCGATCCATACGGTCGCGGTCGAGCCGTCCACATAGCGAAGCAGTGGTCCCAGGCGTAGCCCGGTCATCGCGATCACCTTCCCTCCGTCGCCCCGTACGGTACGGAACGACGGAGGGGAACGGGGAGGTCCTGGACCACTTTGTCGGCCGGGTTCAGCAGTCTGCTGCGTTCGGCGGCCGGCGTGCTTCAGCGTTCGCCGGGCAGGCGGTTCAGCAGCTCGCCAGGTAGCTGGTGAGGGCGCTCTTCTCGGCGGAGTCGACGGAGAGGTCGTAGTAGTACTTCACCTGGACCCAGGCGCGGACGTACGTGCAGCGGTACGACGTCACCGAGGGCATCCACTCGGCCGGGTCCTGGTCGCTCTTCGACTGGTTCACGTTGTCCGTGACGGCGATGAGCTGCGGGCGGGTGAGGTCGTTGGCGAAGTTCTGGCGCTGGGTGCTGGTCCAGCCGTCGGCGCCGGAGTCCCAGGCCTCGGCCAGCGGCACCAGGTGGTCGATGTCGAGGTCGGAGGCGGCGGTCCAGGTGGCGCCGTCGTACGGGGAGAACCAGCTGCCGCTGGTGGCGGCGCAGGCGGAGCTGGTGACGACGTTCGTACCGTCGCGCTTGAGGACCGTCTCGCGGGTGTTGCAGGTGCCGCTGATGGTGATCCAGTGGTTGAACAGGTCCCGGTCGTACCCGGTGCGGTCCTCTGTCGCGACGGTGAGGGTGGCCAGGTAGGAGCGGGCGGTGGCGGCGCTGACCGGGGTGGGCAGCGCGGCGGAGGCGGTGGGAGCGTTGAAGATCGCGACGGAGGCTATCAATCCGCTGAGCGCCGCGAGTATGCTGACTCGTCGACGCGCGTAGAACCTGCGCATGTGAACTCCTTGTGAGGCTGGGGACGTCGGGCGGAGTGTGGGGGCGCGAGCGATTGAAGGGTCGCGCCGCCGTGTTACCGGCGGATGTGCGTCTGGTGAGAAGCTAGTGACGTGCGCATGACACGGCAAGGGTTGCGGTCGTGATTGTGCGGTCGGAGTGCCCCAGATGAGTGCGGCCTGTGTGCCGGCTGTGGGTCGAGACAACGGCTACCTCGGCCTGGAAGGCGACGGCCTGCGGGTCGAGAAGCGCGGGGCGCGGCCCCTGCTTCTCAGGGGCGCGGGGAACCGCGCGAGAAGCCTCCTTCGCTCGCGACGCCCGACAGCCCCACCGGTCGCCCCGTAACGCCTCCGGCGTACCATGGACCCCGCAGAAGGGGAGTAGCTCTTCGCCGGACCGTCGACATACTGCTCAGCTCGTCTGAGCCGGCGCCCGGAGGCAGGTCCTGTTGGTCGGGACCGGCCAGCGAGACCTTCGGCAAGCAGTGCACCGCCCGTGCCGTTCGGTACGGGCTCATCCGTCCGTGCCGTCCGGCGCGGACGATCCGTGTGCTGCCGTGCCGAGGTGTCGCGTCAGCGGATGATTTCTCTCGGTGGGGTGGCCCGACCGATTGAGGAAACTTGATCAGCTTCAGCGTCACGGCGCTCGTCTTCGGCGTCGTCTTCC is from Streptomyces sp. NBC_01314 and encodes:
- a CDS encoding LysR family transcriptional regulator, with amino-acid sequence MTLDDLRVFVAVCRAGSLSAVARELGCTQSAVSQHVRRLEREVGVGLVERQARGVVPTRAGRVLQEAAADGITGLDLALRRLADLVRGDGGVVRIATGGTTVRHFMAQGIVDFRRSYPDVGLEFQTVRSSARCRDALADPFRDLDLSWVTLGPAVRGIEQRAVAELPWVLAVRADDQLAGRERVEGGELDGMRLIGLPENSTSYAHLAAAYRELGITVSPSGAGVADWDTAILLAELGVGHAVVPALPGWTGPGHPGLRFLPVPDLPPLTVGWAVRRWEALSPPARAFADTVARHAVRAGGGVRAV
- a CDS encoding HNH endonuclease family protein — translated: MRRFYARRRVSILAALSGLIASVAIFNAPTASAALPTPVSAATARSYLATLTVATEDRTGYDRDLFNHWITISGTCNTRETVLKRDGTNVVTSSACAATSGSWFSPYDGATWTAASDLDIDHLVPLAEAWDSGADGWTSTQRQNFANDLTRPQLIAVTDNVNQSKSDQDPAEWMPSVTSYRCTYVRAWVQVKYYYDLSVDSAEKSALTSYLASC
- a CDS encoding ketopantoate reductase family protein, translating into MTNERLTVAVLGPGGVGGLLAALLARAGNRVICLAGEATAQALEKDGISVRSARFGEFTARVETASELREPVDAAMIAVKHTTLTTALDRLPASALGPDTLVVPFLNGVEHPAILRAHYGGAVPVAPATIRVESTRVAPGVIEHASPFAEVDLTGDTVARGRLNSLAGALEWSGVGTRVLPDETAVLWAKMSFLAPFALLTTLHGLPLGEIRTRHRGQLTALVEETAAVSAAVGAPVDPAEALRRYDAFPPTTRSSMQRDAEAGRPLELDAIGGALLRAAERHGVPAPVATEVVAELRAAGR
- a CDS encoding DoxX family protein, producing the protein MTGRLNSAQPYALGLFRIVIGLLFTCHGAKTLFGVLGGVDGQGATASAGTWPGWYAAVIQLVGGALVLLGLGTRGAAFIASGAMAYAYFKVHQPQALWPVENGGEAAAFYCWAMFLLIFTGSGALGLDQLLAKRHASSPGKTATSKAPVTA
- a CDS encoding DUF2277 domain-containing protein is translated as MCRSIKTLRPPVLPEEATEDDIRAAALQYVRKVSGFRAPAAHNREVFDHAVEVIAAATAELLDGLEVRGAPRRAG
- a CDS encoding DUF4097 family beta strand repeat-containing protein; translated protein: MARTARTARRSRMGAVAVAGLAVALMASVAACGADAGEDRDPEHRSFALEGRTLTVDSDDSALELVSADVDEVEVTRWFEGRVMVGGTPRVTWEMKDDRLKLRLECSGMVADCAAKHRIEVPRGVAVAVRSDDGSVTAKGFAEPLEVRSADGGVRVSDSTGPLELHTDDGSVRALGVESRSVRVSTKDGSVKLELGVVPDLVESRSDDGSISIGLPRDTSYRVETGSEDGSVEVSVPRDEDSSHVVTAHTEDGSVKVRNLD
- a CDS encoding FAD/NAD(P)-binding protein, with amino-acid sequence MRPTRTGVTPLSDFPGISDIGIALVGAGPRGTSVLERLCASAPELLRPGTRLTVHVVDPAPPGPGQVWRTTQSPHLLMNTVASQVTLFTDDSVDCSGPIRPGPSLYEWATGGKGETDGSDRPGEWGGAGEVGRSGGAGELGGAGGLGPDDYPTRAQYGRYLEWVFAEVVRGAPPGIRVEVHRTRAVRLDDAPDDAPDGGQRLTLATGRVLTGLAAVVLTQGHLPTVPDRAERGLAAYATRHGLRHFPPANPADLDLSPVAPGEPVLLRGLGLNFFDHMALLTTGRGGRFVRDGDEKDSHTEGAQGGLRYVPSGHEPRLYAGSRRGVPYQARGDNAKGPYGRHSPVVLTSEVIAAFRKRADSGEAPDFLTEIWPLVAKEVETVYYEGVLRAPTTASMTASTTIKATATTTCHDARCGSRGGSRPVSRGGYPSASPGGSPGTARGGSPYGPFRVPSCDLFGGAPLDNAPFGNASHDLFPTPFRPSTPFRDRFLAAPHRSLQEVAVLDEFGVAEADRWSWGRVSWPYAGREFADAEEWRGWLLGYLREDAAQAALGNVVGPVKAALDVLRDLRNELRLIVDHGGLAGGSRREHLDRWYTPLNAFLSIGPPRRRIEEMSALIEAGVLTVLGPRLEVRPEGEAWLARSPDVPGSAVRVTTVVEARLPEPDLRRTADDLLAGLLRTGGCRPHRVDGYETGGLDVTPRPYFLIDRQGVAHTRRFAFGVPTEGVHWVTAAGARPGVDSVTLSDADAVARAVLRATTPAEAPQVPVKSWPDVELESIDGACLPWVTQR
- a CDS encoding DedA family protein yields the protein MLESLGWLAAGPWIYAVVGASIVLDVFLPVLPSGVLVVAVATAAAAETAAGAMAREVPDILVLMLSAATASVLGDLVAYRLAWRGSARLDRAIARSRRLTTAQERLGAALARGGGLLVVVARFAPAGRSVVSLGAGAARHRARDFLPWSAVAGLAWAAYSVALGYLGAQWLGPTWLATAVSFAALFGAGAAAAYFMRARRTAD
- a CDS encoding alkaline phosphatase D family protein translates to MTGLRLGPLLRYVDGSTATVWIEASRPCVAEVRCAGGGRGEARTFQVAGHHYALVPVTGLAPGTASAYEVLLDGTQVWPLPDSSHPPSEIRTPAEGDTVRVAFGSCRWAAPPAGEPDPVGPDALDTLAARLAAEPGAERPDVLLLLGDQVYADETSKATRRWLAARRDLADPPGEQVADYEEYTHLYYESWLDPEIRWLLSTVPSCMIFDDHDVIDDWNTSEAWLTGMRATPWWRERILSGLMSYWVYQHLGNLSPAELAADPVHAAVRAVPDGTDALRAHAAAADQDPASVRWSYRRDFGRVRVLMLDSRGARVLDERNRSMLDPGEAEWLRTQALDARGSYDHLLIGTSLPWLLPHLVHDAESWSAALCRGERGERWARFGEKLRQGADLEHWAAFPASFEDLTRLIAEAGSGADAPATVLVLSGDVHHAYVAEPSWPKVAPDGGAGHPGAPDARVLQLTCSPVHNSIPLSIKLGFRFGWSGTGRALGRWFGRHGRGARPSIDWRRTDGPWFGNHLMTLTLHGRSARLRLDRARARKGGKGELETGMDSALTP